A single window of Rhodohalobacter mucosus DNA harbors:
- the rplF gene encoding 50S ribosomal protein L6: MSRIGKQPIPLTDGTEFSIGADNVVTIKGQKGSQSLQIHPEIKVEKNENFIEVSRSSETKEQKSLHGLYRSLINNMVQGVTEGYKKQLEIIGVGYRASFSGGILELNLGYSHPIYFVPPEGIDIEVDTKSRKNPILIITGIDKELVGQVAAKIRSMRKPEPYKGKGVRYLDEQIRRKAGKSAAK, from the coding sequence ATGTCAAGAATAGGCAAGCAGCCAATTCCCTTAACCGACGGAACCGAATTCAGCATTGGTGCTGATAACGTAGTTACCATCAAAGGACAAAAAGGTAGTCAATCGCTGCAAATTCATCCCGAAATAAAGGTCGAAAAGAACGAGAATTTTATTGAGGTATCACGATCCAGTGAAACCAAAGAACAGAAATCTCTGCACGGACTCTACCGATCCCTGATAAACAATATGGTTCAGGGAGTTACAGAAGGGTATAAAAAGCAGCTTGAAATTATCGGGGTAGGTTATCGTGCGTCATTTTCAGGTGGTATACTGGAACTGAATCTTGGCTATTCACACCCGATCTATTTTGTTCCGCCCGAAGGAATTGATATCGAAGTGGACACCAAATCACGAAAGAACCCAATTCTGATTATTACAGGTATTGATAAAGAGCTGGTGGGTCAGGTGGCAGCCAAAATCAGATCAATGAGAAAACCGGAGCCTTACAAGGGTAAAGGCGTTCGCTATCTCGATGAACAAATCAGAAGAAAAGCAGGAAAATCTGCCGCTAAATAA
- the rpsN gene encoding 30S ribosomal protein S14 → MAKKSWIARNEKRKATVEKYAEKRRKLKEAGDYEALQKLPRDASPTRVRNRCSLTGRSRGYIGKYGVSRIKFRELALSGKIPGVRKASW, encoded by the coding sequence ATGGCGAAAAAATCCTGGATAGCACGAAACGAAAAAAGAAAGGCAACAGTAGAAAAGTATGCCGAGAAAAGAAGAAAGCTGAAAGAAGCAGGTGATTATGAAGCCCTGCAGAAGCTCCCTAGAGATGCCAGTCCCACACGTGTGAGAAACCGGTGTTCACTCACCGGCCGATCAAGGGGATATATCGGCAAATACGGAGTTTCACGCATCAAATTTCGGGAACTCGCTCTTAGTGGTAAGATTCCGGGCGTCCGAAAAGCAAGCTGGTAA
- the rplP gene encoding 50S ribosomal protein L16: protein MLEPKRIHRRRVHRDKLKGNAQRGHTLAFGSFGLKALEPKFITSRQIEACRVTIARTLQRDGKTFIRIFPDRPITSKPAETRMGKGKGALDHFIAVVKPGRILFEIAGVSEAQAKEALRRASNKLPIKTKFVKRRDYDGA, encoded by the coding sequence ATGTTAGAACCAAAACGTATTCACAGACGACGGGTACACAGAGACAAGCTGAAAGGAAACGCTCAGCGTGGTCATACCCTGGCTTTCGGAAGCTTTGGACTGAAAGCACTAGAGCCAAAATTTATTACGTCCCGGCAGATCGAAGCCTGCAGGGTAACCATTGCACGAACACTGCAGCGGGATGGTAAAACGTTTATCAGAATTTTCCCTGATCGGCCAATTACAAGTAAACCCGCTGAAACCCGTATGGGTAAGGGTAAAGGCGCGCTTGACCATTTCATAGCCGTAGTGAAACCAGGAAGAATTCTGTTTGAAATTGCAGGGGTTAGCGAAGCACAGGCCAAAGAAGCACTTCGACGCGCCTCAAACAAACTCCCGATTAAAACCAAATTTGTGAAGCGTCGGGACTACGACGGAGCATAA
- the map gene encoding type I methionyl aminopeptidase — protein sequence MIFLKSETEIDKMRVAARLVSRTLAEVAREIKPGVQTGTLDQIAEDFIRKNNARPAFKGYGGKNNPFPATLCISVNEEVVHGIPGNRKLHEGDIVSVDCGVEKDGYFGDHAYTFTVGDCSDEDRLLLKTTLESLYKGIDQAVHGNKIGDIGSAVQEHCESNGFGVVRDLVGHGIGKEMHEDPSVPNFGKPGRGERLRSGMTLAIEPMITRGSWKVKTLSDGWTIVTADSSNAAHFEHDVVVREGEAEVLSTFDYIAEITKNEIFETQ from the coding sequence ATGATTTTTCTGAAGAGTGAAACTGAAATTGACAAGATGAGGGTAGCGGCCCGGCTGGTATCCAGAACTCTTGCTGAAGTGGCCCGGGAGATTAAGCCCGGTGTTCAAACAGGCACACTCGATCAGATAGCGGAAGACTTCATACGGAAAAACAATGCCAGGCCTGCTTTTAAAGGGTATGGCGGAAAAAATAATCCGTTTCCCGCAACACTGTGTATCTCAGTGAATGAAGAAGTGGTTCATGGTATTCCGGGTAACAGAAAACTGCATGAAGGAGATATTGTATCTGTGGATTGCGGTGTGGAAAAGGACGGATATTTTGGTGACCATGCCTACACGTTTACGGTTGGCGACTGTTCTGATGAAGATCGTCTCTTGCTGAAAACAACACTTGAGTCACTTTATAAAGGAATTGACCAGGCCGTTCACGGCAATAAGATTGGTGATATCGGTTCTGCGGTTCAGGAGCACTGTGAATCGAATGGTTTTGGGGTAGTGCGAGACCTCGTTGGGCACGGAATTGGCAAGGAGATGCATGAAGATCCATCCGTTCCCAATTTTGGAAAACCGGGAAGAGGTGAAAGGCTTCGGTCCGGAATGACGCTTGCCATTGAGCCGATGATTACACGCGGCTCATGGAAAGTGAAAACGCTGTCTGATGGCTGGACCATTGTGACCGCGGATAGCTCAAACGCAGCGCACTTTGAGCATGATGTTGTTGTGCGTGAAGGTGAAGCTGAAGTTCTCAGTACTTTTGATTATATTGCTGAGATCACTAAAAATGAAATTTTTGAAACCCAATAA
- the rpsC gene encoding 30S ribosomal protein S3 — MGQKTNPTGLRLGIIRGWDSNWYSEENEPAMLVEDTKLREYLATRLRNGGLSNVVIERTPKRVLLTLNTSRPGVIIGKGGEQIEMLREELKKITNKEVQINVSEIKRPELDASLVAQNIAQQLEARVSFRRAMKTALSSAMRMGAKGIKIKCAGRLGGAEMARTEQYKEGRVPLHTLRADIDYAKATSNTIYGSIGVSVWIFKGEIIGDVDLAPGSQAQQESEPSRKRGGQSGDRKSRRSRRRSRN, encoded by the coding sequence TTGGGACAAAAAACCAATCCTACTGGACTTAGACTTGGAATTATCCGCGGTTGGGACTCCAACTGGTATTCCGAAGAGAACGAACCGGCCATGCTGGTTGAAGACACAAAGCTTCGCGAATACCTTGCTACGCGTCTGCGTAACGGAGGTCTTTCAAATGTGGTTATCGAACGCACACCCAAACGGGTTCTTCTCACACTCAACACATCACGGCCAGGCGTAATTATCGGAAAAGGCGGTGAGCAGATTGAAATGCTTCGTGAAGAGCTTAAAAAGATTACAAACAAGGAAGTTCAGATCAATGTAAGTGAGATTAAGCGACCCGAATTGGATGCCAGCCTGGTTGCCCAGAATATCGCACAGCAGCTTGAGGCCAGGGTGTCATTTCGCCGGGCGATGAAAACAGCACTTTCATCTGCGATGAGAATGGGCGCAAAAGGAATCAAGATCAAATGTGCAGGACGCCTGGGCGGTGCAGAAATGGCGCGGACCGAACAGTACAAGGAAGGCAGGGTGCCGCTTCATACACTTCGCGCCGATATCGACTACGCCAAAGCTACTTCCAATACAATTTACGGCTCGATCGGCGTATCTGTATGGATATTCAAAGGCGAAATTATTGGAGATGTTGACCTTGCACCCGGTTCACAGGCGCAGCAGGAAAGTGAACCAAGCAGAAAACGCGGTGGTCAGTCTGGCGACAGAAAATCACGGCGCTCCAGAAGAAGAAGCAGAAATTAA
- the secY gene encoding preprotein translocase subunit SecY — translation MSLIENFRNIFKIEDLRDRILYVVGILMVYRIGSYVTMPGVDANMLATEAGDASSLLGLFDLFVGGAFSRAGVFALGIMPYITAAIIIQLMGAAVPYFQKLQREGEEGRRKINRLTRYGTVGITAVQAIGFGINLIATSPNAIVVSNTAFILTCIVVLTAGTTFVMWLGERITDRGIGNGISLLIMIGIIAILPTNLLNEIQTTSNAIILIVELIGLALVIASCVLLTQGTRKIPVQYAKRVVGRKVYGGTTQYLPLRVNAAGVMPIIFAQSIMFIPSTVGTFFPENETVQWMTSWAADFTGVTYSVIFFIICVFFTFFYTAIAVNPKEMADTMKRQGGFIPGVRPGKQTVEFIDNILTKITLPGSIFLSFVAILPAIVANMGVTPGFALFYGGTSLLIIVGVALDTLQQVESHLMMRHYDGFMKSGKIKGRRRA, via the coding sequence ATGAGTTTAATAGAAAACTTCAGAAATATCTTTAAAATCGAAGACCTGCGTGACCGCATTCTGTATGTGGTTGGTATTCTTATGGTCTATCGAATCGGCAGTTACGTAACCATGCCGGGTGTAGATGCCAATATGCTTGCTACGGAAGCGGGTGACGCATCATCTCTGCTTGGTCTGTTCGACCTCTTTGTGGGCGGTGCATTCTCGCGTGCCGGGGTATTTGCACTTGGCATTATGCCTTATATCACGGCTGCCATTATTATTCAGTTGATGGGCGCTGCTGTACCCTATTTTCAAAAGCTGCAGCGGGAAGGTGAGGAAGGACGAAGAAAAATCAATCGCCTTACAAGGTACGGCACGGTTGGAATTACGGCTGTGCAGGCAATCGGTTTCGGTATCAATCTGATTGCTACCTCGCCAAATGCTATTGTAGTAAGCAATACCGCATTTATACTGACCTGTATTGTTGTTTTAACAGCCGGAACCACTTTTGTAATGTGGCTGGGAGAGCGAATCACGGATCGCGGAATCGGAAATGGTATTTCCCTGCTGATCATGATTGGTATTATTGCAATACTTCCCACAAACCTTCTGAACGAGATTCAAACAACAAGCAACGCAATCATACTTATTGTAGAGCTGATCGGGCTGGCCCTGGTCATCGCTTCTTGTGTATTGCTCACGCAGGGAACAAGGAAGATTCCTGTACAATATGCAAAAAGGGTTGTTGGAAGGAAGGTGTATGGCGGAACTACCCAGTACCTGCCACTGAGAGTCAATGCGGCGGGTGTGATGCCCATTATTTTTGCACAGTCTATCATGTTTATACCAAGCACGGTAGGTACATTTTTTCCAGAAAATGAAACAGTTCAATGGATGACGTCCTGGGCGGCTGATTTTACCGGAGTCACCTACTCTGTGATCTTTTTCATCATTTGTGTGTTCTTTACGTTTTTCTATACAGCCATCGCGGTAAACCCGAAAGAGATGGCCGATACAATGAAAAGACAGGGTGGTTTTATCCCCGGAGTACGGCCGGGCAAACAGACCGTTGAGTTCATTGATAACATTTTGACCAAGATTACGCTTCCGGGGTCCATATTTTTGTCATTCGTGGCCATTCTGCCGGCCATCGTTGCAAATATGGGAGTAACGCCGGGATTTGCTCTTTTTTATGGTGGAACCAGTCTGCTCATTATAGTGGGAGTTGCTTTAGATACTCTGCAGCAGGTTGAGAGCCATCTGATGATGCGCCACTATGATGGATTTATGAAATCAGGCAAGATCAAAGGCAGAAGGCGCGCTTAA
- the rpsQ gene encoding 30S ribosomal protein S17, giving the protein MAEAQRSQRRTRTGRVISNRMDKSITVAVDRQIKHPIYGKFITKTTKYMAHDETNDANIGDTVLIMSTRPLSKRKSWRLVEILERAK; this is encoded by the coding sequence ATGGCTGAAGCACAAAGATCACAAAGAAGAACCCGGACCGGTCGCGTAATAAGTAACCGTATGGATAAGAGTATTACGGTTGCCGTTGATCGACAGATTAAGCATCCGATCTATGGAAAGTTTATTACAAAAACCACCAAGTACATGGCACATGATGAAACGAATGATGCCAATATTGGTGATACCGTATTGATCATGTCGACCCGGCCACTTTCCAAACGCAAATCATGGCGTTTGGTTGAAATCCTTGAAAGAGCAAAATAA
- the rplN gene encoding 50S ribosomal protein L14 encodes MIQTQSILNVADNSGAKKVMCIKVLGDSKRRYARIGDLISCSVKTAIPGGNVKKGEVVTAVVVRTKKEIRRRDGSYIRFDENAAVIINKEKEPVGTRIFGPVARELREKSFMRIVSLAPEVL; translated from the coding sequence ATGATTCAAACGCAGTCAATTTTAAACGTAGCGGACAACAGCGGAGCCAAAAAGGTGATGTGTATAAAGGTTCTTGGCGATTCCAAACGACGCTATGCCCGCATTGGTGACTTGATTTCATGCTCTGTTAAAACGGCTATCCCCGGCGGAAACGTCAAAAAAGGAGAAGTGGTAACAGCAGTTGTTGTGAGAACCAAAAAGGAAATTCGACGCCGTGATGGCAGCTACATTCGGTTTGATGAAAATGCGGCGGTAATTATTAACAAAGAAAAGGAACCTGTTGGAACACGTATTTTCGGCCCTGTAGCCAGAGAGCTAAGGGAGAAAAGTTTTATGCGTATTGTTTCACTGGCTCCCGAAGTACTTTAA
- the rpmC gene encoding 50S ribosomal protein L29 gives MKAHELRDLSLAELQARLKDEKEALVNFRFNKAIAGQIENPARIKNTRREIARLNLIINEKLGAE, from the coding sequence ATGAAAGCACACGAATTACGAGATCTGTCGCTTGCGGAACTTCAAGCCCGGCTCAAGGATGAAAAAGAAGCACTGGTAAACTTCAGGTTCAATAAAGCGATTGCCGGACAAATTGAAAACCCGGCCAGAATAAAGAATACAAGACGGGAAATTGCCCGGCTCAATTTGATAATTAATGAAAAATTAGGTGCTGAATAA
- the rpsH gene encoding 30S ribosomal protein S8, whose translation MHSDTISDFLTRIRNAQQAGHRRVDVPASKLKRAMAKILVDKGYISRFIDIEDGKQGILRMFLKYDAYGQPVIKEMKRISKPGLRKYSGSEEIPKSYNGLGIVIMSTSRGVMTDKEARKLNVGGEILCSVY comes from the coding sequence ATGCATAGCGACACTATTTCTGATTTTTTAACCCGTATCCGTAATGCACAGCAAGCGGGTCACCGAAGGGTGGATGTGCCGGCTTCCAAGCTGAAACGGGCCATGGCCAAAATACTGGTCGACAAAGGCTATATCAGCAGGTTTATTGATATAGAGGATGGCAAGCAGGGAATACTGCGAATGTTCCTCAAGTACGATGCGTACGGCCAGCCGGTTATCAAAGAGATGAAGCGCATCTCAAAGCCCGGTCTGAGAAAGTACAGCGGAAGTGAAGAAATTCCGAAATCCTATAATGGCCTGGGTATTGTAATCATGTCAACCTCCAGGGGAGTGATGACTGACAAAGAGGCCCGCAAATTAAACGTTGGCGGAGAAATTCTCTGCTCTGTTTACTAA
- the rplO gene encoding 50S ribosomal protein L15 encodes MKLHNLKAPAENKKSRKRVGRGQGSGIGEQSGRGHNGQKSRSGAKVKAWFEGGQMPLQRRIPKFGFKNRFRTEYQAMNVQRLSDFIEAGRLTETVTVDDLVTTGLVHKNDRVKLLGGGEIDKKVSVEVHACSESAKKKIEDAGGTVTIID; translated from the coding sequence ATGAAATTACACAATCTTAAAGCTCCGGCTGAAAACAAAAAATCGCGCAAGCGCGTGGGACGCGGACAAGGCTCCGGGATAGGAGAGCAGTCCGGCCGCGGTCATAACGGGCAGAAATCCCGAAGCGGCGCGAAAGTTAAGGCGTGGTTTGAGGGGGGGCAGATGCCGCTCCAGCGACGTATTCCAAAGTTTGGATTCAAAAACAGGTTCCGAACGGAATACCAGGCGATGAATGTACAGCGCCTTTCGGATTTCATTGAGGCCGGCCGGTTAACGGAAACGGTAACTGTCGATGATCTCGTGACCACAGGGCTCGTGCATAAGAATGACAGGGTTAAACTGCTTGGTGGTGGTGAGATCGATAAGAAAGTATCGGTTGAGGTGCATGCCTGCAGCGAGTCTGCAAAAAAGAAAATTGAAGACGCCGGCGGCACGGTAACCATTATCGACTAA
- the rplE gene encoding 50S ribosomal protein L5, with product MAEARLYTYYKDEVVDKLTEEFKYENVMAVPKLQKIVINVGVGSAISDTKELDSVVQNIAQITGQQPVKTKAKKSISNFKLREGMPIGCKVTLRGKIMFEFLDRLINLALPRTRDFQGVPNKSFDGRGNYTMGIKEHTIFPEIDVDKTSQVHGMDITFVTSAVTDEEAFTLLKHFGMPFKK from the coding sequence ATGGCGGAAGCAAGACTATATACTTATTACAAAGACGAAGTCGTTGATAAACTCACGGAAGAGTTTAAGTACGAAAACGTGATGGCAGTGCCAAAGCTCCAGAAGATCGTAATTAATGTGGGAGTTGGCAGCGCAATCAGCGATACCAAAGAATTGGACTCGGTAGTTCAGAACATTGCTCAGATTACGGGTCAGCAGCCGGTAAAAACAAAAGCAAAGAAGTCGATATCCAATTTTAAGCTTCGTGAAGGCATGCCGATTGGCTGTAAGGTTACACTCAGAGGAAAAATCATGTTCGAATTTCTTGACAGGCTGATTAATCTTGCCCTGCCAAGAACACGTGACTTTCAGGGTGTGCCCAACAAAAGTTTTGATGGAAGAGGAAACTATACAATGGGAATCAAAGAGCATACCATTTTTCCCGAAATCGATGTGGACAAAACGAGCCAGGTCCACGGCATGGACATCACGTTTGTGACATCCGCAGTTACCGACGAAGAAGCCTTTACGCTTCTGAAACATTTCGGTATGCCATTCAAGAAATAG
- the rplX gene encoding 50S ribosomal protein L24, with protein sequence MPRKYNAQKKLHVKKGDEVLVIAGNDKGKKGRVLFVYPKKERVLVEGINMRTHHEKPSQDNPQGGRLKREASVHVSNVMVLDPTTGEPTRIGRKRIDEEGGGRWVRYAKASGEIIDK encoded by the coding sequence ATGCCACGTAAGTATAACGCGCAAAAAAAACTCCACGTAAAAAAGGGCGACGAAGTTCTCGTTATTGCCGGTAATGATAAAGGCAAAAAAGGACGCGTACTTTTTGTATATCCGAAAAAAGAACGGGTTCTCGTTGAAGGAATCAATATGAGGACTCATCACGAGAAACCTTCCCAGGATAATCCACAGGGAGGCCGTCTCAAAAGAGAAGCATCCGTTCATGTTTCCAACGTGATGGTGCTCGACCCCACAACAGGTGAGCCCACCCGGATTGGAAGAAAACGCATAGATGAAGAGGGTGGCGGCCGTTGGGTCCGGTACGCAAAGGCAAGTGGCGAAATCATTGATAAATAA
- the rplR gene encoding 50S ribosomal protein L18 has product MRKNRVKTERRNKIRKRIRSTIRGTAERPRLSIFKSNKHIYLQLINDRENLTLMSASTKSTDLQKDLEGKSGVEAAKVVGEALAKAATDQGINKVVFDRSGYKYHGIVKAAADSAREGGLDF; this is encoded by the coding sequence ATGAGAAAGAACAGAGTAAAAACAGAACGAAGAAATAAAATACGCAAACGGATTCGTTCAACAATCCGTGGAACGGCAGAACGCCCCAGACTCAGCATCTTTAAGAGTAATAAGCACATTTATCTGCAACTCATTAATGATCGCGAGAATCTTACACTGATGTCTGCATCCACCAAATCTACAGATCTGCAAAAAGACCTGGAAGGAAAAAGTGGTGTGGAAGCTGCCAAAGTAGTTGGCGAAGCCCTCGCAAAAGCCGCAACCGATCAGGGCATTAACAAGGTTGTTTTTGACCGAAGCGGTTATAAATATCACGGAATCGTAAAAGCTGCCGCAGATAGCGCACGCGAAGGCGGCTTAGACTTTTAA
- the rpsE gene encoding 30S ribosomal protein S5 — translation MPKVRRKHNIPAANLNLEEKLVHINRVAKVVKGGRRFSFNAIVVVGNGEGVVGHGLGKANEVSDAIQKGFDNAKKNLIKVPLTKTGSIHHPIIGKAGAGKVLLRPASEGTGVIAGGAVKSLLDVAGVQNILSKSQGSSNPHNMVKAAYEALRQLTDPVEVAQRRGISVNKVFEG, via the coding sequence ATGCCTAAAGTTCGAAGAAAACATAATATTCCAGCAGCGAATCTGAACCTTGAAGAAAAACTGGTACACATTAACCGTGTTGCCAAAGTAGTTAAAGGCGGACGTCGTTTTAGCTTTAATGCCATTGTTGTTGTCGGAAACGGCGAAGGAGTGGTAGGACACGGGCTGGGGAAAGCCAATGAGGTATCCGACGCGATACAGAAAGGCTTTGACAATGCGAAGAAAAACCTGATCAAAGTACCCCTGACCAAAACCGGCAGTATCCACCATCCAATTATCGGGAAAGCCGGAGCAGGGAAAGTATTGTTGCGTCCGGCATCTGAGGGTACCGGTGTAATTGCTGGCGGCGCTGTTAAATCACTGCTCGACGTTGCAGGTGTTCAGAATATTCTTTCCAAGTCGCAGGGATCATCCAATCCCCATAATATGGTGAAAGCTGCTTATGAGGCACTCCGTCAGTTAACGGACCCCGTTGAAGTAGCTCAGCGACGTGGAATTAGTGTCAATAAAGTTTTTGAAGGTTAA